The Arachis ipaensis cultivar K30076 chromosome B10, Araip1.1, whole genome shotgun sequence DNA window AAATTTTGTTGTTGAATTCTATCATTCGTAATTCAGTTAGCCTAATAGGTTAAAGATAACTGATTTTAAATAAGGATAACCATCTCTTTCAAAGCATAACATATAGCAAGAGTTAAACATAATTAACCAAATGAAAGGGTTTCATTGTCATTTAGAGGTGGATAGGTATATCAAAGTGTACATAGTATTTTTTGTGGGTCATGTTGTTTGGGGTTGTGATGTGCTGTTAAACTATTCTCCCGTGTGGGATCGAGACTATTAGATAATCCATTAAAAAACCATTTGCGTCGAATTCAATTATAACATAATATAGACAGTCTGACTATTGGTATAATTTATGTAGTATATTGTTCTTGAATTGTAAATTCTTTGGTGAATAATAGGTACAGTATCCACGTAAGGGTGATAGACCACACCGACGCTGCCTCTTCTATTTTGTTCGATGGAAAAGCTGCAAAGTTTCTTGGAGTTTCTGCCAATGACCTTAGGCAGTCTTGTGTGACTAAGGTTTGATGTCATATTCACTTTTTTGTGTTATTTGTTTTGAACTATACCTTAATATTTATTATTCATGAGAGCATGAATGAACTTTTTTTCGCTAAATGTGAAGGGTGTTGAGAAAAATTTCTCTCCCGCAGAGATTAATAAGTTTAGGGATATTAAGTCCATCTTCAAAGTGCAACTCAAGATGAGGAATATGAACTCTTATGAGCCATATATGATTCATGTGCTGAGAATGACTAATGAGAATTCTTTGGTCTCTGTTTTTCTGGATAAATATAATCCTGACCCTATAACCTCTCTGGCTAATAACTTTCTCTTTTGTTTCGGTATTGCAAAAACAGATCAACCAGATTTAGTTGATGTCTTTTTATTAAATCAATTATTTTGTAGGACCTTTTGTTGCACGAAAATTTTGAACTACTGAGCTTGTCTACTGGTCCATACGACACTTCTAAGGTTTGTGTCAAATATTTCCAATTTAAATTGTTATAATGATGCTCTTAGTCTATATAGtaactaaaatattattattcttattattattggtACATGATGGCGTATCTCAGGATTGTGAAAGTGAGTCAACTCCATCACCTGCAATTAATGAGAAACATAATTCTAAGATTCTCGAAGCTAAGAAACATATGGAAGAGGTTGGAGAGGAGTCAGTTTCATCCAAATCTAAGAAAGGAAAGTGGGTTGCGATGAAGGACTAAATTATTACGCCTCTACACAGTTCAATTTATAATATAtaagaataatttatttaaactATTATTTGAATGAACTATGGTTATTTGAGAGTAATTAGGATCTACCATATATGAGTAGTTTATTTCTCTTTAATCTTTGTGTTGACATTAATTTATCTCTTAGAACTTGATACAAGAGTTGTTtcgtttatttgtttatttaatcCAAGATTTGAGTGTGTTTTCCtttaataaatacttattattattattattattgttgttgttattgttgttgttgttattgttgttgttgttgttgtacgtTTTAAGGTAATAAGCTTTGATTTTGCTGTACATACTTACTAAAAAAAGTATTCACTAAATTTGAGTGTCTTCTCTCATTTCTTACGTACTCAATTTAAGAAACCAAATCAACATCTAGCTGATTcgcaaaacaaaatacaacagcccataaccaaaaaaataaaacaaaatgaaataCAACCATATCCATGAGCTGCAAGAGAAAAAATTACtctaaaaaatacaaaactatcaatttattattttttattattaattagtcaTTTAACATtaaattatcaaataaaaaatattattgaatgAGAGTAGTTACACTAAAGTAGGTTATGTTATATTTTTGACTctgtaaaagaaaattttttatttcgtTCAAAAAAGGAAACTTttgatttgaaataaaataatttctttgATTCTTTCCAAAAAATTATAACATATACACATTAAAGTTTTAGCTCGGTCCGAAATACAATAGGTCTATATAAGAACTCTACAATTACATATAATTATCATATTCAGTAATTAATTAGTAGATATTTTTTGAAGGTGCTACCGTTGCACATTGCACCACATCTTTAtgtaagttttattttttttcatttcaaatAATTTTAAGTGTCGATTAGTCTTCTATTGAttagtgtttttattttattttgttcaacttctttgcaattttacttttttatgGTTCACATGTTATAAACTTATTAGTTTAGtagttgaaaataaataatatttgtataattgttaaatatttaaaaaaaataagactATTATGCACTCTCTAAAAGTGTTATTACTACACAATACACTATATTTTAtgtaaatttcattttttttatcagataattttacatatttaaaaattaagtttttttactttttaagtaAAAAATATACCTCATAAATTAATCAATACATAATCAGTATTGTAAGTTAATagatatttaaaatttaacttcAAGATaagtattaaaatttgaaaatttgtatTCGTAACTCATTTTACAGGAGAAATACATTGTAGATAAGTGACTTAACAACAATAATGTATCCCACTCCAGTCACCCAATCCAAAATTGCAAGGTTAAAACGAAAGATAATTTTggcaagaaaatgaaaaagacttGATGATAACAAGtctgttttttttttgtgcttCTGGTAAGTGTTCTTGTGAAacttttttaatttctatttttttatgagAAATACAATTTAAGCTATTATCATTGTTGAGAATATTAGTGAAGTAGTTTGTACtatacataattttttaaatattttaatttagtgATTAAACAACTGTAAATAACTATTcatctttataattttttttaaaaaaatttatatttaataagcTATAAATTACATAAAAACTATGCAATCTTCAAATCCTCAGGTACTATTTAggctaattaattatttaatattgttTAAGATATACTCTgtcataatttaaaataatatactaTTTAATCTAAATTAGTACATAAAACTCTATACTAATTGagaaaatataaaatttgatGCTTTTGTGTAGATCTATTTAActcaatttaaataaattaaaattttaaaattatatatatttaaatttagagttttatttattatttaaattgaaTTGTATTTATTTTTAAGTCATGACTGggtatattttaaataatttgatatagATACTCATTgatttagtttaataatttaaaaaataattcaataaaacTAAAccaatacaaattttttttaactatgaaAGCATActactaaaatatataaaatcaaataCGAGATTAgttaattgaataattattatttgtgtttcatttatttttcttgactTAACAGTGTCGAAGAACAACAATAATACAAATTTTGACGTACATAAAAATGTGCATCATATTACTGCATGTCAAAGAACAGTGTGTCGAGAAACTGGTACCTCATCTAATATTCTTAGTTTACAATCAAGTGAAGATAAAGGTGATATTTTTTTCACTGTAATTAATTCATATTTatctaaatttaatttatatcaatttaatgACGAAAATTTTCTATATATTTCTCATTACTATCTATGTATGGTGTACACTATGCCTCACATGGAATTGGATAGGAAAATAATCCTCCTAATTATGTAAGACCTTCTACATCAGAGATAAGATCTAAATCTTTAACTCTACCAACGGATTTCTCATTGACAAGAACTCCACTGTTCGTGTTAACAAATAGTACATATAATTAATGATTGCCAAATAATTCATACACCAATATTTAACAAAAAGTATACTTCATCGGAAATTATTTATATAGCATAGATTTATTACAATTCTAGCATACTCCAGTGTACAAGGACCCGCCAATAATTTAATGGAAGTCGTTCCGCAAAATCAGCTTCAATCACACTGCGGTTCCAACAGATCGTGCCTAACAGAAAGGTAATTTAGAAAAGATGATCATCattattatattcttttctttCCTATAGTGTCTAACGTTTAATTGAATAAAATTGAACTTTTTGTAAAGAAGTTCTACTATAATTTGGGTGCAAAAAAGACAATCTTCCTCTGTTGTTGCTTCGGTGGCTATTAATTTGGCACATCTTTATGAAGATATAAATTTATCGACTGTTAAGACGCATCCATCAAGCAGTGACATACAAAGTGGCCAAAATATTGACCCTTTTGTTGATGATGAAGGTAATTTCTCATTATATCAAGAATTTAAGTTTGTATTTTACAAGAGATATGAATTATTAGTAATACATCAACATATATGtttgtattttttataatttttattgattGTAGTTTTGAATGGTTATGATGATTCAATGTTGGATGTGGATATGGAAGATAATTTTATACCATCCTCAGAAACCTTAGACGGTatgtaaaaattttatctttatgtttaTTTGCATCTTTGTGTACATCATGGACTAAATTCCATCGGTATAACAACTGAGTATCTAAAGAGAGTTCATTCGACAGATGTCTGGGATATAGGAAATCCTATTTATCAATGTCAATACTGTAAAGCTTGGATGTGGTCTGGAGAAAGGCTTGCTAAATCCAAACAGTCGCCCCAACCAAAGTTTTCATTATGTTGTATGGAAGGAAAGATCGAGCTTTTTCTACTTTCTGTGCTTCCTGATGAGCTCATTCAGCCTCATATTGGAGGAGATCAAAGAAGTATTCATTTTGTAAAAAATATAAGGACATTTAATTCAATATTTTCTTTTACATCAATGACCGAAAAAATTGACTGTGGAGGGAACAATGGGACTGCTCCTCCAATTTTTAAGCTTGGGGTCAAAACTACCATAGCATTGGTAGCTTACTTCCTCCTGATAGTTTGCGACCAACATTTGCCCAGCTATATATCTATGACACAAAAAATGAGATTGATAATCGAATAGGCACACGTCGGTAATTTTGATGCAACTAGTCAAActttttagttatttcttatcagtgagagaaaataacataaattttgtttttatttttattttttattttttgcagtTCCAATGAAGCTATAAATGAGCAGGATAGGGAAATTGTGGCAATATTAAGAAACATGCTAGACAAATATAATAGTTTGGCAAAGAGTTTTTACTATACAAGAGATAGGTACCAACAGAAAAATTGCACAAACATAAAGCTTAAGTTGATTagtaaaaggactacagatggcaGGACTTACAACTTGCCATCTGCATCTGAAGTGGCTGCATTGATTGTTGGCGATGTCGAACAACTTAGCAAAGATAGAGATATTATTATAGAGAGTCAATCTAGAAATCTCCAACGAATTGATATTTTTCACCCATCTTATTTAGCCTTGCAATATCCATTATTGTTTTTGTATGGGGAGGATGGATTTCGTTTGGGTATTGCAACATCAGATTCTATCTCCACTAGGCCtacatagaaaaagaaaacaatcgCTTTgcgataatttttttcttttcgacTACAAAAAAGGACGGGTGAATCTCCGTTACTTCTGAGATCAAAGAGATTATTCCAACAGTTTCTGGTAGATGCCTACACAATGGTGGAATCAGAGAGGTTCAAATTCTTTAGGTATAAACAACTACAGTTGAGGGTTAATAAATACAAATGTCTGCATGAAAGTCTTATAAACGGGGATGTAGATGCTGCAAGGCTTGGCAAAAGAATCATTCTTTCCAGAACTTTTACCAGTGGACTAGGTATATGATGAATAATTGTAAAGATACATTTGTAATTTGTAGATATGAAAGATATCCTAGCTATTTTATCACCATGACTTGTAACCCTGAATGTGATGAGATAAAAAGAGAAGTGACTCCCATTGGATTGAAGGCAGAAGACCGTCCTGATATATTGTGTCGAGTTTTCAAGATCAAGCTTGATGGTTTGATTGATGACCTAAAAGAGGGAAAAATTCTTGGCAAAATTTTGGGATGTAAGTCTGTGTTTATGCAACGCCTTATTAAAATCTTATGTTGTAATGTTTTGCTCATttgtctttttcaattttcagatGTTTGCACTGTAGAGTTTCAAAAGAAAGGGCTCCCACATGCacattgatgcaccactattttgtgctAGATTCTGTACTtcattgagtagattttatccactattctcacacttattcatagaaattgcatggttttatatttttcttcctaatcttgtgctttgattgaaaacatgtttcctagacctttaaattgataattttaatcctctcttattaccattcgatgccgtgatatggaaagaaagcatgcaaaagtagaaggaatacaagaagttgaaaaaattgctaagctgtctagcctgacctcttggtactaaatcgattatcacttgagctacagagatccaaatgaggcggttccagttgcgttggaaagctaacatctggggcttcgcaacgatatagaatttgccatagcttccccTAATATAGGTGATGctcacgcgtggatcacgcgcacacgtgacctGGCAAAAGTCCAATCCACGCTCACACATGGACGATgctcacgcgtgactttgccgcgtgctagacgtaccagaaatcgctgggggcgatttctgggctgtttctgacccagtttttggcccaaaaaattcagattagaggctataaactgggggaatccattcattcatggagacaactttcatattcataattttaagttctagatgtagtttctagagagagaggctctcttctctctcttaggatttaggattaggatttctcttaaaggttaggtttacttcttcttcattccatgttcaatgttcctttaatttagtttcactactacttttatttattctattactttagtttgtttattttcctaatttaatttataaattgcatgttagaattgattttcttatttaatacacattgaggtatttcagatttatgattgctttcttctatttatgatataaataatttagatttttctccctttgctttggttgagtaattggtgacacttgaattatcaaactcagctgttgattgaaaattgggatttgctgattgatttggatccctctaaagctagtctttccacaggagttgactaggacttgaggaatcaaattaattagtccacttgactttcctttatttagtaagggttaactaagtgggagcaataaataattctcatcacacctaataAGAATAACTGgtatgggatttccagttcttataccttgcactggttttcataataattaatttactttattgccagtttattttcctattccttatttcaaaaacccaaaaatataccttttttcataaccaataataaatcatacttccctgcaattccttgagagatgacccgaggtttcactacttcggttatcaattttattgggtttgcttaagtgacaaccaaaacttttgtgcgaaaggattctctgttggtttagaaactatacttataacgcgattatttttataaaattctaaattagcagaaaTCCTATCATCAAAATGGTGTCGTTGCTGGGAAAttacaaatgtgtgccttattattggttattgtaaatatttgctttttcgtttattttttttgttttagtgtttctagttttaggagtttattttcattaattttttttaatttttgtctttaattgctactatgaattctcacccctctggctttaagtttggttccaatgttgttgtaaggaatggaaactataatgaaaataggcatcaaggttggaagaatcaaagatgggaggagccacaaggatttgatcaaccctcttggcaacaaccccctccaatgcactataaccaacaaccattataTGAtgtataccaagacaatagttacggtggaccttttcgtgacaaccaacccccaccaaattactatggtcaagagccattccgaggtgcgtaccaagatgatagatatgttggacccccttgtagtttcCAACAagtcccatcatatgcctatgaaccacctcctcaacatagctttgaaccaccatactcacaagccacctacaactgttcacctccatatgaccctaaaccttatccaccccaacaggagttgactaggacttgaggaatcaaattaattagtccacttgactttcctttatttagtaagggttaactaagtgggagcaataaataattctcatcacacctaataAGAATAACTGgtatgggatttccagttcttataccttgcactggttttcataataattaatttactttattgccagtttattttcctattccttatttcaaaaacccaaaaatataccttttttcataaccaataataaatcatacttccctgcaattccttgagagatgacccgaggtttcactacttcggttatcaattttattgggtttgcttaagtgacaaccaaaacttttgtgcgaaaggattctctgttggtttagaaactatacttataacgcgattatttttataaaattctaaattagcagaaaTCCTATCATCAAAATGGTGTCGTTGCTGGGAAAttacaaatgtgtgccttattattggttattgtaaatatttgctttttcgtttattttttttgttttagtgtttctagttttaggagtttattttcattaattttttttaatttttgtctttaattgctactatgaattctcacccctctggctttaagtttggttccaatgttgttgtaaggaatggaaactataatgaaaataggcatcaaggttggaagaatcaaagatgggaggagccacaaggatttgatcaaccctcttggcaacaaccccctccaatgcactataaccaacaaccattataTGAtgtataccaagacaatagttacggtggaccttttcgtgacaaccaacccccaccaaattactatggtcaagagccattccgaggtgcgtaccaagatgatagatatgttggacccccttgtagtttcCAACAagtcccatcatatgcctatgaaccacctcctcaacatagctttgaaccaccatactcacaagccccctactaccaaacaccatcacatgatcctaacccttatccaccatatcaaccaccctatgagtcatatgagccatacatagatccaccccaattccaatctaattactcccaagaaccaccaccttcatatacaccacatccatatccatcaatccaagagccttatggtcctacttatgatatccaagtaaaacaagagtcaagggatcgtctcaaggaaacagtggatcaatttcaagcaaccctgcATCAATTAGACCGAGCGGTAAACCGAATAGCACCCGAAGCTTTCATGACTAAAGAAtttcaacttgagaacaaggaattgaagtgtgctgtgcaacaagtggaaaagacggagagtgatgaaccaccacattcttattatgatgaaccaccctcttatcatgaacctttcctcccaagtaatgagccctcatatccacctcaaccttcaatgcatgacactcttggtgttcttcttcaagggcaaagagagatggaaCGGGGAGTACTAGAATTCGCGACTAccttaactgaggtagtaaatcatttagcttcccaacatctgagcacttaAAGTActtccatggctacatgtggagaatcaaaagaagagcatagcatgaaggagacactagaaactctggtggacaataaagaacatggctttgtattggaacaagtggaggaagccataatagttgtagagaaagaagtggttgaagatttaggagatgctgaacctccatgggaatctagaattgtagagtactcctccaataagattgaaattgatgtcaagaaggccagtgcacaacctccatggcatattccttttgaagacttggatgggatagatcaagaagtaagttgccttggtgatgaggatcatgcatcaagtcctcctagtgataaatctacatccgcaaatgaactccttgaatatgaagacacttctctgattgagtctgagaatgatgtggaagcgGAAATTCTTAGAAAAGGGcggacgggagttgagtacgctttgtcaagaacgttggagacttctccacctaggttgccacctactccttcatttgagtggataaGGCTTGTCTCTATTCGCCTTACCATTCCACCTGAACATGGTAtccttgaaacggatggccaacttaggagactttgtggcattaagtgcaagagaaggatgtttagtggttggagttgtaaatcaaggctcatcaaggttgatacttcaagagatAGATGTAAGCGCTcaactggtgataatttggttaaatccaaaagaagagtttggtactccgtagagaattcagaatgcttgccacccggataggaccatgatgatcaacttgaagacgggtgtagaatcaagatttgagatcccggcatacaagaagatcaactttgggagctcaaagcttgggAAGAACTCCCTCAAGGCTTGGCAAATTCACTTGAGAATGATGAagattattggaagtccaagcattggtggcagtttcaggatgagttcaagcacaagcctccatgacaaggagctcgccaaatgtccaacttaaggactttaactaaaagtgctaggtgggagacaacccaccatg harbors:
- the LOC110268424 gene encoding uncharacterized protein LOC110268424; protein product: MEVVPQNQLQSHCGSNRSCLTERQSSSVVASVAINLAHLYEDINLSTVKTHPSSSDIQSGQNIDPFVDDEVLNGYDDSMLDVDMEDNFIPSSETLDAWGQNYHSIGSLLPPDSLRPTFAQLYIYDTKNEIDNRIGTRRSNEAINEQDREIVAILRNMLDKYNSLAKSFYYTRDRYQQKNCTNIKLKLISKRTTDGRTYNLPSASEVAALIVGDVEQLSKDRDIIIESQSRNLQRIDIFHPSYLALQYPLLFLYGEDGFRLGIATSDSISTRPT